From Hylaeus volcanicus isolate JK05 chromosome 2, UHH_iyHylVolc1.0_haploid, whole genome shotgun sequence, the proteins below share one genomic window:
- the LOC128872377 gene encoding probable citrate synthase 2, mitochondrial, translated as MALFRFSPKRCLEVQKITSTVFVRPLSDSSTDLKKVLSEKIPKEQERVKNFRKQHGGTKVGEVTVDMMYGGMRGIKGLVWEPSVLDPEEGIRFRGKSIPECQKLLPKAPGGAEPIPEGLFWLLITGDVPTEAQAKALSQEWASRSALPEHVVKALNNLPKSVHPMTQFSAAITLLNSESEFVKAYTKGVHKSKYWETVYEDSMNLIAKLPVVAATIYRNIYKGGKGLGSVDAGKDWSWNFANMLGYDNPQFIELLRLYLTIHSDHEGGNVSAHTTHLVGSALSDPYLSFAAGMNGLAGPLHGLANQEVLVWLEKLRAQVGDSPSDEKLKDFIWNTLKSGQVVPGYGHAVLRKTDPRYTCQREFALKHLPDDKLFKLVAQVYKVVPPVLLETGKVKNPWPNVDAHSGVLLQYYGMKEMNYYTVLFGVSRALGVLASLVWDRALGLPIERPKSLSTDLLMKACKA; from the exons aaaatAACTTCCACCGTCTTCGTGAGACCGTTATCCGATAGTTCCACCGATCTGAAGAAGGTTCTGTCCGAGAAAATTCCCAAGGAACAAGAACGTGTCAAGAATTTCCGCAAACAGCATGGAGGCACCAAAGTTGGAGAAGTTACCGTAGACATG ATGTACGGCGGTATGCGTGGAATCAAAGGTCTCGTATGGGAACCGTCGGTATTGGACCCCGAAGAAGGTATCAGATTCCGAGGAAAATCGATTCCCGAGTGCCAGAAGCTTCTGCCAAAAGCTCCCGGAGGCGCGGAGCCGATTCCAGAGGGTCTCTTCTGGCTGTTGATCACCGGTGACGTGCCCACGGAAGCCCAAGCGAAAGCCCTTTCTCAGGAATGGGCGTCGAGAAGCGCTCTGCCCGAACACGTGGTCAAAGCATTGAACAATTTGCCCAAATCAGTTCATCCAATGACTCAATTCTCTGCTGCCATCACCCTTCTGAACAGCGAGAGCGAGTTCGTCAAGGCGTACACCAAGGGTGTACACAAATCCAAGTACTGGGAGACCGTCTACGAGGATTCGATGAACTTGATCGCTAAATTGCCAGTAGTCGCCGCCACGATATACAGAAACATTTACAAGGGTGGCAAAGGTTTGGGATCCGTCGATGCTGGCAAAGATTGGTCTTGGAACTTCGCGAATATGCTTGGCTACGATAACCCCCAATTCATCGAACTGTTGCGCTTATATCTGACTATCCACTCCGACCACGAAGGTGGAAACGTTTCTGCTCACACGACCCACTTGGTAGGCTCGGCGTTGTCCGACCCGTACCTGTCGTTCGCGGCTGGCATGAACGGTCTGGCTGGACCTCTTCACGGTCTCGCGAATCAAGAAGTATTGGTGTGGCTGGAGAAGCTACGCGCCCAAGTTGGAGATAGCCCCAGCGACGAGAAACTCAAAGACTTCATTTGGAATACTCTGAAGAGCGGCCAAGTTGTTCCCGGATACGGACACGCTGTGCTTAGGAAGACTGACCCTAGATATACCTGCCAGAGAGAGTTCGCGTTGAAACATTTGCCGGACGATAAACTGTTCAAG CTCGTTGCTCAAGTATACAAAGTTGTTCCTCCCGTCCTCTTGGAAACTGGCAAGGTCAAGAACCCGTGGCCGAATGTAGATGCTCATTCGGGAGTTCTGTTGCAATACTATggaatgaaagaaatgaattactACACCGTCCTGTTCGGAGTATCGCGTGCTCTTGGTGTGCTCGCTTCCCTCGTCTGGGACCGTGCTCTTGGACTTCCGATCGAAAGGCCCAAATCTTTAAGCACCGATCTCCTCATGAAAGCCTGCAAAGCTTAA